The following nucleotide sequence is from Chromobacterium rhizoryzae.
AGCTTGGTGATGCTGGCGCCGAAGAAGGACACCACGTCGTGGTCCAGGATTTGCGGGAAGGGAATGTAGTTGCGGCCCCAGATCAGGATGGCCACCTGCTGCAGCACGATGGACAGGCCGATCGCGGTGATCAGCGGCGCCAGTCTTTGCTTGCCGCGCAGCGGACGGTAAGCGATGCGCTCTACGGTGAAGCCCAGCAGCATGCAGGCCGCAATCGCCACCAGCAATCCGATCAGCACCAGGGCGGGACCGGGCAGGCCGGAACCGGACAAGGCGTTGACGACGGAGATGGTGACCATGGCGCCGAACATCACCACTTCGCCGTGGGCGAAGTTGATGAGCCCCATGATCCCGTACACCATGGTGTAGCCCAATGCGATCAACGCATAAATGCTACCCAGAACGAGACCGTTCAGGATTTGTTGCAGAAAAATGTCCACGTTGGGAGATCTCCTTTGTATTGACGACCGGCAGCTTGCGGGGTTTCCCCTCTTATTGGCTGCTGCCTGTTCTTGAGTGCCCGGACGAGCCTTGATTATTTGGATTCTGTCAGACAGGCGAACGGATTATGTAGGCGGATTCCAGCGACTGTCAATCTTAAAGATTGGTTAAAACGGCACCAAATCAAGCCCATTTAAAAACAATACAACACATTGTTTTTCATGTGTTTTTTCAAAAAACAAGACGAAACCGGCCAAAGAAATTTTGAATTTCTCCGGATAAAGGAAAACCCTGGGCCAGCAGGTCGTTTTTCAGATTTTGATCATGCTTCGGCGCAAAATATGTTCGCTTTCGAAAAGACACCCATCAAAGAATTCGCATTACAACATTCGCTCGCTTTCGCGATTCGAATGGATACAATCTCCCAAAATAAGGCCCCAAGTCGACAAAAATTGCATGTCGCGGCGCATCAAACATCAAGCAAGAACAGGGCCATCGCCTACAGCGCCCATCCGACATTCCGGCCTCCGCGCTTTTATGGCTGAAACATAGCCCATTCAGTCCGTCTTGGCTGCAACTGTCTAAGACGCCGCCCAAGCTCTCGCCCTTGCTCGCGATCCCTGGAGCCGGTCTGAACAAGCGTCCATCCCCTCCCCCGTCGTGGCCCAGCGCCTGAGTAGACGACGGAAAGCCCCTGAGGCTCCGACCAATTAGATCGAAACAAGCAACAATTTATTGCGATTTAGATGGTTTATTCCCATTAAGCGCGCGTTTTATAGTGAGCGTCGAAATCCAGCCTACTCACCGCCGGCGATAGAAGCCGGACCATATGGAGAATGAATCGATGTTCCGCCAAACCCTGATCGCTGGCGCCCTGACCCTGGCGGCAACGGCCGCCGTCGCCGCGCCGCTGAAACTGTCCATCTACAACGCCGACGGCAATAGCTTCAATGTCAGCTCGGTCCTGGTCAGCGGCGAGAAAGACGCCATCCTGATCGACACCGGCTTCACCCGCGCCGACGCCCACCGCATCGCCGCCAAGGTGCTGGACAGCGGCAAGCAACTGAAAACCATCTATATCAGCCAGGCCGATCCCGACTACTACTTCGGCGCCGCCGAACTGAAGAAGATCTTCCCTCAGGCCCAAGTGCTCAGCAACGGCCCGACCCTGGCCAAGATCAAGGCCAATATCCAGGGCAAGCTCGCTTACTGGGGCCCGCAAATGGGCGTCAACGCGCCCAGCGCGCCGCTGCTGCCCGAAGCGCTGAAAGGCGAACGTCTGGAACTGGAAGGCAAGGCGCTGGAAATCAAGAGCGCGCGCGGCGTGCTGGCGCACCGCGGCTATGTGTGGATTCCGTCCCTGCGCGCGATTGTCGGCAATGTCGGCGTCACCGCGCCCAGCATGCACGTCTGGACCGCGGACACCCAGAGCCCGGCCGAACGCCAGGCCTGGATCAAGCAGCTGGACGAAATGGAAGCGCTGCAACCGGAAATCGTAGTCCCCGGCCACATGCAGGCGGGCGACAAAACCGATCTGAGCGCCGTGCGCTTCACCCGCCGGTACTTGCAGCAGTTCGAACTGAATCTGGCCAAATCGGCCAATAGCGCCCAGTTGATCCAGGCGATGAAGCAAGCCTTCCCGCAAGCGGGCGAAGACATGTCGCTGGAGATCGGCGCCAAGGTCAATAAGGGCGAGATGAAATGGTAAGCGCCTCCACGATCCGGCTGCACTACTTTTACGATCCGCTGTGCGGCTGGTGCTACGGCGCTTCGCCGCTGCTGCTGGCGGCCGCGGCGCGGCCGGAAGTCGAACTGGCGCTGCACGGCGGCGGCATGCTCAGCGCGCCGCACAACCGCCGCGTGAACCTGGAGTGGCGCGGCTACGTGATGCCGCACGATCACCGAATCGCCGCCCTCAGCGGCCAGCCCTTCGGCGACGCCTACTTCGACGGCTTGCTGCGCAGCGAGGCGCGTTTGGACTCGACGCCGCCCATCGCCGCCGTCCTGGCCGCGCCGGAACTGGGCATTGCGCCGCAGACCATGCTGGCCCGCGTGCAAGCCGCTCATTACCTGCACGGGCTTGAGATCGCCGACGTCGCGGTGCTCGCCCGGCTAGCGGCCGAATTGGGCGTGTCCGCCGACCGCTTCGCCGACGCCTACGCCGGCGGTCTGGCGCGCAGCGTCGAGCATATAGACCACAGCCGCCGGCTGATGACCCGCCTGGGCTTGCGCGGCTTCCCGTCCGCGGCGCTGGAAGTGGACGGCCGCTTCCAAGCCCTGGATCTGGGCTCCTATCTGGGCAAGCCGGACATGTTCAGCCAGCACCTGGCGCAACTCGGTGCCGCCACCCTCTCAGGCTCGGCCGAGCTGCCGCCGATGTGCGGGCTGGACGGCTGCTAAGCGCCTGTTCAAAGCCGCGCGCAGGGGCGCGACCTGGTGAAAGCAAGCGCTGAAAAAGCGGCCTTGCTCATGGGACGCATGAGCATTCCGAATGCGGCACGCACCGAGTCGCGCCCTAGGCCGCGCAGCCTACCGTGAACGGCTGCCAAGGCGCCGCCCCCCGCCCTCCCCGCCAACGGCGGCCACATCTGGACATGGCCGCCGTTCGTCTTCTCCGCCTGCGCGGCGCTTGATGACAAACAAATTCTCGGACGTTACAGTATTCGGACACATCAAAACAAATCCACTGTCTACAGCCATTGGCTGAATTAAGGGGAACCCGTCCGGATGAAAACCTTAGGCACCCCACTGTCCTTCGCCCTGCTCGCGCTCTGCGCCGCGGCGAACGCCGCGCAAGACCCGTATCTGTGGCTGGAGGAGATTCAAGGCAAGGAAGCGCTGGCCTGGGTCGGCCGCCAAAACGAAAACACGCGCCAGGACCTCGGCCGGCAAACCGACTACCCGGCGCTGCGCCGCGAACTGCTGACCATCCTGGACTCCAACGACCGCATCCCCTCCGTGGAGAAGATAGGCGGGCTCTACTACAACTTCTGGCGCGACAAAGACCACCCGCGCGGACTGTGGCGACGCGCGACGCTGGACGAATACCGCAAGGCCGCACCGCAATGGGAAACCGTGCTGGACCTGGACCGCTTGGCCAAGGACGAGGGGGAAAACTGGGTGTGGCAAGGGGCCGACTGCCTGCGCCCCGATCAGGAACGCTGTCTGCTGCGCTTAAGCCGCGGCGGCGGCGACGCCGCGGTGGTGCGTGAATTCGACCCGGCCGCCAAGGCCTTCGTCAAGGACGGCTTCCAACTGCCCGAAGCGAAGAGCGAAGTCAGCTGGCAGGACCGCGACACCCTTTATGTGATGAGCGACTTCGGCCCCGGGTCGCTGACCGACTCCGGCTATCCCCGCATCGTCAAGACCTGGCGCCGCGGCCAGCCGCTGGCCGAAGCGCAAACCGTGTTCGAAGGCCAGCAGGCCGACGTCGCCGTGCACGCGGCCAGGATAGACGCCCAAGGCCGCCGCTACGACCTGATCACGCGCGCGCCCACTTTCTTCAGCACCGAGGCGCGGCTGCTGGTGGATGGAAAATGGCGCAAGCTGGACAAGCCCGACCATGTCGGCGTCGATTTCTTCGGCGACTGGCTGCTGTTGACGCCCAAGCAAGACTGGACCGCTGGCGGCAAGACCTGGCGCGGCGGCTCCTTGCTAGCCATCAAGGCCGACGCCTACCTGGCCGGCGAACGCGGCTTCAGCCCTCTGTTCGAGCCCAGCGCCGCCGTCTCGCTG
It contains:
- a CDS encoding MBL fold metallo-hydrolase, whose product is MFRQTLIAGALTLAATAAVAAPLKLSIYNADGNSFNVSSVLVSGEKDAILIDTGFTRADAHRIAAKVLDSGKQLKTIYISQADPDYYFGAAELKKIFPQAQVLSNGPTLAKIKANIQGKLAYWGPQMGVNAPSAPLLPEALKGERLELEGKALEIKSARGVLAHRGYVWIPSLRAIVGNVGVTAPSMHVWTADTQSPAERQAWIKQLDEMEALQPEIVVPGHMQAGDKTDLSAVRFTRRYLQQFELNLAKSANSAQLIQAMKQAFPQAGEDMSLEIGAKVNKGEMKW
- a CDS encoding DsbA family protein, with the protein product MVSASTIRLHYFYDPLCGWCYGASPLLLAAAARPEVELALHGGGMLSAPHNRRVNLEWRGYVMPHDHRIAALSGQPFGDAYFDGLLRSEARLDSTPPIAAVLAAPELGIAPQTMLARVQAAHYLHGLEIADVAVLARLAAELGVSADRFADAYAGGLARSVEHIDHSRRLMTRLGLRGFPSAALEVDGRFQALDLGSYLGKPDMFSQHLAQLGAATLSGSAELPPMCGLDGC